The following proteins come from a genomic window of Aquimarina sp. MAR_2010_214:
- a CDS encoding DEAD/DEAH box helicase, producing the protein MHIEKVLSYYQDCYKQEFRNNDILNFLGAKVDKRFFLKDIQSLYREEDTTFMQIEFGDELYKYLEIHKKEKTFVACSFFITGKLTFLGRKRTICAPLIVTPVAIDINNDALYHLKYDFAENRSNDALLQLIKSNYNLDDSFVLEIKSLINDLPPSEQNIKELSKKLESYIPIDSSELQELPTLLSGDTLHKYKKSEQLRLLPVIALGIVEKSKSNRDVLYEIDEIKEGHLYNETLQRFFSRRKENLTSSDESSKTVYVPSNLSAPQLNIIHSVKSSPLSVVIGPPGTGKSYTIASLAIDQVYHNKSVLICSKSDQAVDVLQDKIVNDLGVKGLSIRAGSGRGHRSKLTKKIESITRFRKAGGDYYIPKKQKEIDYAQNKIEEISEEIRERETREIKNAELFLDHKPSFFKRLKRHYVSKNVLKEYPFWQLIDLLHHYILQKNRHIKEIISLKYQDKIESLLQKDRTFPQLLKLHKTKDPEERERLFQTIDFHSVLQCLPIWITKSTDVSNVFPLENDIFDVVIIDEASQCDIATMIPVLARAKKVVVVGDPKQLRHVSFLSREIMEKIANSYGLLQNVDVLNYRETSILDYAMEHLPSQNNIHFLDEHYRSVPSIIRYSNQKFYFDKLKVMSDLQIHHKSSAIHWIFCEGEKLKDGRNLEEANKILQDIEQVIEEEVYVAPEISTTIGILSPFRDQVNYLKSKIEEFDLAAIKKHKIAVGTPFEFQGEERDQMYITFTIDDQTSTSVFQYLDREDVFNVSITRAKQKQYLYYSFNSKNFKNQHLLIDYHSETRIERQHTIVSEPTDNFATEVHEELIQLGITEENIITNYPLAGYIMDMLVTYNQKTICIDLVGYPGVLEKTFSVDQYKTLFRTNIPIITIPYAYWLFNKEACIAHIRKKVRIKK; encoded by the coding sequence ATGCATATTGAAAAAGTTCTTTCATATTATCAGGATTGTTATAAGCAAGAATTTAGAAACAATGACATACTCAATTTTTTAGGAGCCAAGGTTGATAAGCGATTTTTTTTAAAAGATATACAAAGTTTATATCGTGAGGAAGATACTACGTTTATGCAAATCGAATTTGGAGATGAATTATATAAATATCTCGAAATTCATAAAAAAGAAAAAACATTTGTCGCTTGTAGTTTCTTTATCACCGGAAAACTTACATTTCTTGGTAGAAAGAGAACGATTTGTGCCCCTTTAATAGTCACTCCTGTAGCCATCGATATCAATAATGATGCATTATATCATTTGAAATACGACTTTGCTGAGAATCGATCTAATGATGCTTTGTTGCAACTGATAAAGTCGAATTATAATTTGGATGATTCTTTTGTTTTAGAAATTAAATCATTAATTAATGATCTACCACCTAGTGAGCAAAATATCAAAGAACTCTCCAAAAAATTAGAGAGTTATATTCCTATTGATAGTAGTGAACTTCAAGAGTTACCTACTTTGCTATCTGGGGATACTTTGCATAAATACAAGAAATCTGAACAATTAAGACTACTCCCTGTTATAGCACTTGGTATTGTAGAAAAATCTAAATCTAATCGTGATGTACTATACGAAATAGATGAAATAAAAGAAGGGCATTTATATAATGAAACACTTCAGCGTTTTTTTTCCAGAAGGAAAGAAAATCTAACTTCATCTGATGAGTCTAGTAAAACAGTTTATGTTCCTTCTAACCTGAGTGCACCACAACTAAATATTATTCATTCAGTTAAATCTTCTCCTTTAAGCGTCGTGATTGGCCCACCGGGAACTGGTAAATCTTACACTATCGCTTCCTTGGCAATTGATCAGGTATATCATAACAAAAGTGTATTGATATGTTCTAAATCTGATCAGGCAGTAGACGTATTACAGGACAAGATTGTAAATGATTTGGGAGTAAAAGGTCTTTCTATAAGAGCTGGTTCTGGGAGAGGACATCGATCCAAACTTACAAAGAAAATTGAGTCTATTACACGTTTTCGAAAAGCAGGAGGCGATTATTATATTCCTAAAAAACAAAAGGAAATAGATTACGCTCAAAATAAAATAGAAGAAATAAGTGAAGAAATTAGAGAAAGAGAAACTCGGGAAATAAAAAATGCAGAACTTTTTCTAGATCACAAACCTTCTTTTTTTAAACGGCTCAAACGACATTATGTATCCAAAAATGTATTAAAAGAATATCCTTTCTGGCAACTCATTGATTTATTGCATCATTATATTTTACAGAAAAATAGACATATTAAAGAAATCATTTCTTTAAAATATCAAGATAAAATTGAGAGTTTATTACAAAAAGACAGAACTTTTCCTCAATTACTAAAACTACATAAAACAAAAGATCCAGAGGAAAGGGAGCGATTATTTCAAACCATAGATTTTCATTCGGTATTACAATGCTTACCTATATGGATTACCAAATCTACAGACGTGAGTAATGTTTTTCCGTTAGAGAATGATATTTTTGATGTAGTAATCATAGATGAGGCTTCGCAATGTGATATAGCAACAATGATTCCGGTACTGGCAAGAGCTAAAAAAGTAGTTGTAGTAGGAGATCCAAAACAGTTACGTCATGTTTCTTTTTTATCCAGAGAAATTATGGAGAAAATAGCAAATTCATATGGATTACTACAAAATGTGGATGTACTAAATTATAGAGAAACCAGTATCCTTGATTATGCAATGGAACATCTACCCTCGCAAAATAATATTCATTTTCTGGATGAACATTACAGAAGTGTACCAAGTATTATACGTTATAGTAATCAAAAATTTTATTTTGATAAACTAAAAGTAATGTCAGATCTGCAAATCCATCACAAATCATCTGCAATACATTGGATATTTTGTGAAGGGGAAAAACTGAAAGATGGGAGAAATCTGGAGGAAGCTAATAAAATATTGCAGGATATAGAACAAGTAATTGAAGAAGAAGTATATGTAGCTCCCGAAATATCTACTACTATAGGTATTCTTTCTCCATTTAGAGATCAGGTAAATTACTTGAAAAGTAAAATAGAAGAGTTTGATCTGGCAGCTATAAAAAAACATAAAATAGCTGTAGGTACTCCGTTCGAGTTTCAGGGAGAAGAGCGAGATCAAATGTATATCACTTTTACGATAGATGATCAAACCAGCACTTCGGTGTTTCAGTATTTAGATAGGGAGGATGTGTTCAATGTGAGTATTACACGTGCTAAGCAAAAACAATATTTGTATTACTCTTTCAATTCAAAGAATTTTAAAAATCAGCATTTACTGATAGATTATCATTCTGAAACAAGAATAGAACGGCAACATACTATCGTTTCTGAGCCTACAGATAACTTTGCAACAGAAGTACACGAAGAATTAATTCAATTAGGAATTACTGAAGAAAATATTATCACCAATTACCCATTGGCAGGATATATAATGGATATGTTGGTAACCTATAACCAAAAAACAATTTGTATTGATCTGGTGGGATACCCGGGAGTATTAGAAAAAACATTCTCTGTAGATCAGTATAAAACTTTGTTTAGAACCAATATTCCTATTATTACCATACCTTATGCTTATTGGTTGTTTAATAAAGAAGCTTGTATAGCGCATATTAGAAAAAAAGTAAGAATCAAAAAGTGA